Proteins from a single region of Lepus europaeus isolate LE1 chromosome 4, mLepTim1.pri, whole genome shotgun sequence:
- the SNCAIP gene encoding synphilin-1 isoform X2 has product MEAPEYLDLDEIDFSDDISYSVTSLKTIPELCRRCDSQNEDRSVSGSGWNCGVSTLITNTQKPTGIADVYSKFRPVKRVSPLKHQPETLDSNESDDQKNQKGDLQKGGDSDAGPQPEELGPEEGVGGVPGKGSEPSPALGELEHYDLDMDEILDVPYIKSNQQLASFSKVASEKRILGLCTTVNGLATSKACCAEGAENPPSTTTPFCVLSPVKSPHLRKASTALCDQHKLGPDDSEGAPAPVPCVSAYEPESQSRDFPNKAFAEPHGGKAEKALPDCQLRAFRLPCSAAEAKLEEQVNGVSWPTCPGPEEKTEHQKKVKSILNIVREGQISLLPHLAADNLDKIHDENGNNLLHIAASQGHAECLQHLTSLMGEDGLNERNAGKLTPAGLAIKNGQLECVRWMVSETEAIAELSCSRDFPSLIHYAGCYGQEKILLWLLQFMQEQGISLDEVDQDGNSAVHVASQHGFLGCIQTLVEYGANVTMQNHAGEKPSQSAERHGHTLCSRYLVVVETCMSLASQVVKLTKQLKEQTVERVTLQTQLQQLLEAQKTEGKSLPSSPSSPSSPASRTAQWKAPDTDEESAARTKPGIQEGIQVLGSLSAASRARAKAKDEDSDKILRQLLGKEISENVCTQEKLSLEFQDAQASSRNPKKTPAEKRELKLARLRQLMQRSLSESDTDPTNPEDPKSTPVRKPDRPRPQPIVESVEGTEGTESLHLMIKKHSLASGRRFPFGIKASRSLDGHSPSPTSESCEADLESQYPGPGSAPPSQAPGDPTQPSPDSPAAQKVATSPKSALKSPSSKRRTSQNLKLRVTFEEPVVQMEQTSLDPSGERDKDRGRTLPRTSPGSESGDQLKRPFGTFRSIMETLSGNQNNSNNYQVASQLKTSTLPLTSLGRKTTDAKGSPVSSAGKGKNKAGMFGSCVSLSSNTLTEERLRGCARPNDISRKMKKSYSIKHSAEPESEELFL; this is encoded by the exons tttctggctctggctggAATTGTGGCGTCTCGACTCTCATTACCAACACACAGAAGCCCACGGGGATCGCCGACGTATATAGCAAGTTCCGCCCGGTGAAACGGGTTTCCCCACTGAAACACCAGCCGGAGACCCTGGACAGCAATGAAAGCGATGATCAAAAGAACCAGAAGGGGGACCTCCAGAAAGGGGGTGACTCTGATGCGGGCCCCCAGCCTGAGGAGCTGGGCCCCGAAGAGGGAGTCGGGGGCGTGCCTGGGAAAGGCTCGGAGCCCAGCCCGGCGCTGGGCGAGCTGGAGCACTATGACCTCGACATGGATGAGATCCTGGATGTGCCTTACATCAAGTCCAACCAACAGCTTGCCTCTTTCAGCAAGGTGGCTTCGGAAAAAAGGATTTTGGGTTTATGCACGACCGTCAACGGCCTCGCCACCAGCAAAGCCTGCTGTGCAGAAGGTGCCGAGAACCCACCATCCACCACCACGCCCTTCTGTGTCCTGTCTCCCGTGAAAAGCCCTCACCTGAGAAAAGCATCCACCGCCCTGTGCGATCAGCACAAGCTGGGCCCGGACGACTCCGAGGGCGCGCCCGCTCCGGTTCCTTGTGTCTCTGCCTATGAGCCTGAGAGCCAGAGCAGAGACTTCCCGAACAAGGCCTTCGCAGAACCACATGGCGGAAAGGCCGAGAAGGCGCTGCCCGACTGCCAGCTCCGGGCCTTCCGCCTGCCATGCTCGGCCGCAGAAGCCAAGCTGGAGGAGCAGGTCAACGGCGTGAGCTGGCCCACCTGCCCGGGCCCCGAGGAGAAGACCGAGCACCAGAAGAAAGTCAAGAGCATCCTGAACATCGTCAGAGAAGGGCAGATCTCGCTCCTG CCACACCTCGCCGCAGACAACCTGGACAAGATTCACGACGAGAACGGGAACAACCTGCTACACATCGCCGCCTCGCAGGGGCACGCCGAGTGCCTGCAGCACCTCACCTCCCTCATGGGGGAAGACGGCCTCAATGAGCGCAACGCGGGCAAGCTGACCCCCGCGGGCCTGGCCATCAAG AACGGCCAGCTGGAGTGTGTGCGCTGGATGGTGAGTGAGACGGAAGCCATCGCAGAGCTGAGTTGTTCCAGGGACTTCCCCAGCCTCATTCATTACGCGGGCTGCTATGGCCAG GAAAAGATTCTGCTGTGGCTCCTCCAGTTTATGCAGGAGCAGGGCATCTCACTGGACGAAGTGGACCAGGACGGCAACAGTGCTGTTCACGTGGCCTCGCAGCACGGCTTCCTGGGCTGTATACAG ACCCTGGTGGAATATGGAGCAAACGTCACCATGCAGAACCACGCAGGGGAGAAGCCATCCCAGAGTGCTGAGCGGCATGGCCACACCCTGTGCTCCCGGTACCTGGTGGTGGTCGAGACCTGCATGTCACTGGCCTCACAAGTGGTGAAGCTGACCAAGCAGCTCAAGGA ACAGACGGTGGAGCGCGTCACCCTCcagacccagctccagcagctTCTGGAAGCCCAGAAGACAGAGGGCAAGTcactcccctcctcacccag CTCGCCATCCTCACCGGCTTCCAGAACGGCACAGTGGAAGGCTCCAGACACAGATGAGGAGTCTGCGGCCAGGACCAAGCCGGGGATCCAAGAAGGGATTCAGGTGCTCGGCAGCCTGTCCGCGGCCAGCcgtgccagggccaaagccaaagACGAAGATTCCGATAAAATCCTACGTCAGTTACTGGGGAAAGAAATCTCAGAAAATGTCTGCACCCAAGAAAAGCTGTCCTTGGAATTCCAGGATGCTCAGGCTTCCTCTAGAAATCCAAAGAAGACCCCAGCGGAGAAGAGGGAGCTGAAGTTAGCCAGGCTAAGACAGCTGATGCAGAGGTCTCTGAGCGAGTCCGACACAGACCCCACCAACCCTGAGGACCCCAAAAGCACCCCGGTGAGGAAGCCCGACaggcccaggccacagcccatCGTGGAGAGCGTGGAGGGCACGGAGGGCACCGAGAGCTTGCACCTGATGATAAAGAAACACAGCTTGGCCTCGGGACGCAGGTTTCCTTTTGGTATCAAGGCCTCCAGATCTCTGGATGGCCACAGCCCTTCTCCCACCTCAGAGAGCTGCGAAGCGGACCTGGAATCCCAGTACCCAGGCCCCGGGAGCGCTCCTCCAAGCCAGGCCCCTGGAGACCCCACTCAGCCCAGCCCCGACAGCCCTGCAGCCCAGAAAGTGGCCACCAGTCCCAAGAGCGCCCTCAAGTCTCCATCTTCCAAGCGCCGGACGTCTCAGAACTTGAAACTCAGAGTGACTTTTGAGGAGCCCGTGGTGCAGATGGAGCAAACGAGCCTTGACCCgagtggggagagagacaaagacaggggCAGGACCCTCCCTCGGACCTCCCCAGGGAGCGAGTCCGGGGATCAGCTGAAAAGGCCTTTTGGGACCTTCCGGTCCATCATGGAGACACTAAGTGGCAACCAGAACAACAGTAATAACTACCAGGTGGCCAGCCAGCTGAAGACCTCAACCTTGCCCTTAACCTCGCTCGGAAGGAAGACGACAGATGCCAAGGGAAGCCCTGTGAGCTCTGCCGGCAAAGGAAAGAACAAGGCC GGGATGTTCGGCAGCTGCGTCAGTCTGTCCTCTAACACGCTGACCGAAGAGCGCCTGCGTGGCTGTGCACG GCCTAATGACATCagtagaaaaatgaagaaatcctaCAGCATAAAGCACAGTGCTGAGCCAGAGTCAGAGGAACTCTTCTTGTAA
- the SNCAIP gene encoding synphilin-1 isoform X1, whose translation MEAPEYLDLDEIDFSDDISYSVTSLKTIPELCRRCDSQNEDRSVSGSGWNCGVSTLITNTQKPTGIADVYSKFRPVKRVSPLKHQPETLDSNESDDQKNQKGDLQKGGDSDAGPQPEELGPEEGVGGVPGKGSEPSPALGELEHYDLDMDEILDVPYIKSNQQLASFSKVASEKRILGLCTTVNGLATSKACCAEGAENPPSTTTPFCVLSPVKSPHLRKASTALCDQHKLGPDDSEGAPAPVPCVSAYEPESQSRDFPNKAFAEPHGGKAEKALPDCQLRAFRLPCSAAEAKLEEQVNGVSWPTCPGPEEKTEHQKKVKSILNIVREGQISLLPHLAADNLDKIHDENGNNLLHIAASQGHAECLQHLTSLMGEDGLNERNAGKLTPAGLAIKNGQLECVRWMVSETEAIAELSCSRDFPSLIHYAGCYGQEKILLWLLQFMQEQGISLDEVDQDGNSAVHVASQHGFLGCIQTLVEYGANVTMQNHAGEKPSQSAERHGHTLCSRYLVVVETCMSLASQVVKLTKQLKEQTVERVTLQTQLQQLLEAQKTEGKSLPSSPSSPSSPASRTAQWKAPDTDEESAARTKPGIQEGIQVLGSLSAASRARAKAKDEDSDKILRQLLGKEISENVCTQEKLSLEFQDAQASSRNPKKTPAEKRELKLARLRQLMQRSLSESDTDPTNPEDPKSTPVRKPDRPRPQPIVESVEGTEGTESLHLMIKKHSLASGRRFPFGIKASRSLDGHSPSPTSESCEADLESQYPGPGSAPPSQAPGDPTQPSPDSPAAQKVATSPKSALKSPSSKRRTSQNLKLRVTFEEPVVQMEQTSLDPSGERDKDRGRTLPRTSPGSESGDQLKRPFGTFRSIMETLSGNQNNSNNYQVASQLKTSTLPLTSLGRKTTDAKGSPVSSAGKGKNKAA comes from the exons tttctggctctggctggAATTGTGGCGTCTCGACTCTCATTACCAACACACAGAAGCCCACGGGGATCGCCGACGTATATAGCAAGTTCCGCCCGGTGAAACGGGTTTCCCCACTGAAACACCAGCCGGAGACCCTGGACAGCAATGAAAGCGATGATCAAAAGAACCAGAAGGGGGACCTCCAGAAAGGGGGTGACTCTGATGCGGGCCCCCAGCCTGAGGAGCTGGGCCCCGAAGAGGGAGTCGGGGGCGTGCCTGGGAAAGGCTCGGAGCCCAGCCCGGCGCTGGGCGAGCTGGAGCACTATGACCTCGACATGGATGAGATCCTGGATGTGCCTTACATCAAGTCCAACCAACAGCTTGCCTCTTTCAGCAAGGTGGCTTCGGAAAAAAGGATTTTGGGTTTATGCACGACCGTCAACGGCCTCGCCACCAGCAAAGCCTGCTGTGCAGAAGGTGCCGAGAACCCACCATCCACCACCACGCCCTTCTGTGTCCTGTCTCCCGTGAAAAGCCCTCACCTGAGAAAAGCATCCACCGCCCTGTGCGATCAGCACAAGCTGGGCCCGGACGACTCCGAGGGCGCGCCCGCTCCGGTTCCTTGTGTCTCTGCCTATGAGCCTGAGAGCCAGAGCAGAGACTTCCCGAACAAGGCCTTCGCAGAACCACATGGCGGAAAGGCCGAGAAGGCGCTGCCCGACTGCCAGCTCCGGGCCTTCCGCCTGCCATGCTCGGCCGCAGAAGCCAAGCTGGAGGAGCAGGTCAACGGCGTGAGCTGGCCCACCTGCCCGGGCCCCGAGGAGAAGACCGAGCACCAGAAGAAAGTCAAGAGCATCCTGAACATCGTCAGAGAAGGGCAGATCTCGCTCCTG CCACACCTCGCCGCAGACAACCTGGACAAGATTCACGACGAGAACGGGAACAACCTGCTACACATCGCCGCCTCGCAGGGGCACGCCGAGTGCCTGCAGCACCTCACCTCCCTCATGGGGGAAGACGGCCTCAATGAGCGCAACGCGGGCAAGCTGACCCCCGCGGGCCTGGCCATCAAG AACGGCCAGCTGGAGTGTGTGCGCTGGATGGTGAGTGAGACGGAAGCCATCGCAGAGCTGAGTTGTTCCAGGGACTTCCCCAGCCTCATTCATTACGCGGGCTGCTATGGCCAG GAAAAGATTCTGCTGTGGCTCCTCCAGTTTATGCAGGAGCAGGGCATCTCACTGGACGAAGTGGACCAGGACGGCAACAGTGCTGTTCACGTGGCCTCGCAGCACGGCTTCCTGGGCTGTATACAG ACCCTGGTGGAATATGGAGCAAACGTCACCATGCAGAACCACGCAGGGGAGAAGCCATCCCAGAGTGCTGAGCGGCATGGCCACACCCTGTGCTCCCGGTACCTGGTGGTGGTCGAGACCTGCATGTCACTGGCCTCACAAGTGGTGAAGCTGACCAAGCAGCTCAAGGA ACAGACGGTGGAGCGCGTCACCCTCcagacccagctccagcagctTCTGGAAGCCCAGAAGACAGAGGGCAAGTcactcccctcctcacccag CTCGCCATCCTCACCGGCTTCCAGAACGGCACAGTGGAAGGCTCCAGACACAGATGAGGAGTCTGCGGCCAGGACCAAGCCGGGGATCCAAGAAGGGATTCAGGTGCTCGGCAGCCTGTCCGCGGCCAGCcgtgccagggccaaagccaaagACGAAGATTCCGATAAAATCCTACGTCAGTTACTGGGGAAAGAAATCTCAGAAAATGTCTGCACCCAAGAAAAGCTGTCCTTGGAATTCCAGGATGCTCAGGCTTCCTCTAGAAATCCAAAGAAGACCCCAGCGGAGAAGAGGGAGCTGAAGTTAGCCAGGCTAAGACAGCTGATGCAGAGGTCTCTGAGCGAGTCCGACACAGACCCCACCAACCCTGAGGACCCCAAAAGCACCCCGGTGAGGAAGCCCGACaggcccaggccacagcccatCGTGGAGAGCGTGGAGGGCACGGAGGGCACCGAGAGCTTGCACCTGATGATAAAGAAACACAGCTTGGCCTCGGGACGCAGGTTTCCTTTTGGTATCAAGGCCTCCAGATCTCTGGATGGCCACAGCCCTTCTCCCACCTCAGAGAGCTGCGAAGCGGACCTGGAATCCCAGTACCCAGGCCCCGGGAGCGCTCCTCCAAGCCAGGCCCCTGGAGACCCCACTCAGCCCAGCCCCGACAGCCCTGCAGCCCAGAAAGTGGCCACCAGTCCCAAGAGCGCCCTCAAGTCTCCATCTTCCAAGCGCCGGACGTCTCAGAACTTGAAACTCAGAGTGACTTTTGAGGAGCCCGTGGTGCAGATGGAGCAAACGAGCCTTGACCCgagtggggagagagacaaagacaggggCAGGACCCTCCCTCGGACCTCCCCAGGGAGCGAGTCCGGGGATCAGCTGAAAAGGCCTTTTGGGACCTTCCGGTCCATCATGGAGACACTAAGTGGCAACCAGAACAACAGTAATAACTACCAGGTGGCCAGCCAGCTGAAGACCTCAACCTTGCCCTTAACCTCGCTCGGAAGGAAGACGACAGATGCCAAGGGAAGCCCTGTGAGCTCTGCCGGCAAAGGAAAGAACAAGGCC GCCTAA